Proteins from a single region of Canis aureus isolate CA01 chromosome 26, VMU_Caureus_v.1.0, whole genome shotgun sequence:
- the TLDC2 gene encoding TLD domain-containing protein 2 isoform X4, whose amino-acid sequence MKGLRWRYTRLPSQVEDALSVEKGEDEEKEEEEEEKTAPAPASVSAPAPEDPVEPQLAEASQVLGPSEIRQLSLHLPPRVTGHLWSLAFRTSRDGFSLRSLYRQMEGRSGPVLLVLKDQDGQMFGAFSSSAIRLSKSFYGTGETFLFSFAPQLKDFIYLFMRDTERERQRHREREKQTPRGEPDVGLDPRTP is encoded by the exons ATGAAAGGTCTCCGTTGGCGTTACACTCGGCTG CCCAGTCAGGTGGAAGATGCTTTATCTGTAGAGAAGGGTGaggatgaggaaaaggaagaggaagaggaagagaagacagccccagctccagcctcagTCTCAGCTCCTGCTCCTGAAGATCCTGTGGAGCCCCAGCTGGCAGAAGCCAGCCAGGTTCTCGGACCCTCGGAGATTAGGCAG CTCAGCCTCCACCTCCCCCCAAGAGTCACTGGACATCTCTGGAGCCTGGCCTTCCGAACATCGAGAGATGGCTTCAGCCTGCGGAGCTTGTACAGGCAGATGGAAGGCCGCAGCGGGCCGGTGCTGCTGGTGCTAAAGGACCAGGATGGTCAG ATGTTCGGGGCCTTCTCCTCTTCAGCTATTCGACTCAGCAAAAGCTTCTATGGTACTGGAGagaccttcctcttctccttcgcCCCACAGCTAAAG gattttatttatttattcatgagggacacagagagagagagacagagacatagggagagggagaagcagactcctcgtggggaacccgatgtgggactcgatcccaggaccccatga